From the Bacillus tuaregi genome, one window contains:
- a CDS encoding TRAP transporter small permease, whose translation MKSTIIPDKNRSVETGDQSSSPKKPLLINRLTRYLSYVGMVVMMGMVLLVTIDVAARYVFNNPINGSTDIIEIMMVIVVYSCLAYGATEDKHVRIDFLYSRLSTVARGYVDIVTSILSILIVVLISWQLGERAVNIINNPPGPTTTYFGWELMPFIAFASFGSALLAIQLCTWLYQAVKQAFGKSTDYQSTVHESEAVPSPQE comes from the coding sequence ATGAAATCAACGATTATTCCAGATAAGAATCGTTCTGTTGAAACGGGAGATCAATCCTCTAGCCCCAAAAAACCACTATTGATTAACCGATTGACTCGATATTTGAGTTATGTCGGTATGGTAGTCATGATGGGGATGGTGCTGCTAGTTACCATCGATGTAGCCGCTCGTTATGTGTTCAATAATCCGATAAATGGGTCAACCGATATTATTGAAATCATGATGGTCATTGTGGTTTATAGCTGTCTTGCTTATGGAGCTACAGAAGATAAGCATGTACGGATTGATTTCCTATACAGTCGACTTTCAACCGTTGCAAGGGGTTATGTGGACATTGTTACCTCCATTCTTAGTATCTTAATTGTTGTATTAATTTCTTGGCAATTAGGAGAGAGAGCCGTCAATATCATCAATAATCCCCCAGGACCAACAACAACCTATTTTGGTTGGGAACTCATGCCATTTATTGCCTTTGCTTCTTTTGGAAGTGCCTTATTAGCTATTCAGCTCTGCACATGGCTGTATCAGGCAGTCAAACAGGCATTTGGGAAAAGCACAGACTATCAAAGCACTGTACATGAAAGTGAAGCTGTTCCATCACCGCAAGAATAA
- the tcuA gene encoding FAD-dependent tricarballylate dehydrogenase TcuA, whose protein sequence is MKQREQFDVVVIGAGIAASASAITAVEKGARVLMIEKAPKHEAGGNGRYTGGGFRIVHKGNSELYNYMTGIPESQRQLIDVKEYTEDEFYSDIMRVTNGLADVGLTEMVVKESNNAFKWVDSLNIGWDVNYDMATRVGERMVFTQGAIPLNVKGGGEGFVDSMIEIAIKKGVEVRFETSATKLLVDEDGAVCGVRTKSKGEGQDIYANSVILAAGGFSANAEMRAKYLGKGWDLVKVRGSKHNTGEVIKMALDAGAQPTGEWSGSHCTQIDLSAANVGGGLSTDRKSYTFGILVNTNGERFFDEGEDFHGYTYAKLGRITRDQPNGVAFQIFDSKVFDLLMSDYSHQTPVEANSIEELAELLDISVEALKKTVEEYNAAVVDGPFNQAERDGKHTTGLAINKSNWAQKIDQAPFRAYPVTSGITFTFGGVKVNKNGQVLDVTNQPIKGLYANGELVGGFYIGNYPGGSGIVRNLVLGRKAGKHAALADGMVKTN, encoded by the coding sequence ATGAAACAAAGAGAACAATTTGATGTCGTCGTCATTGGAGCAGGAATTGCTGCATCTGCTTCAGCTATCACTGCAGTTGAAAAAGGGGCAAGAGTTCTCATGATTGAGAAAGCTCCAAAACATGAAGCAGGGGGCAACGGTCGTTATACAGGCGGCGGATTCCGGATTGTCCATAAAGGAAATTCTGAGCTCTATAACTATATGACGGGGATTCCAGAAAGCCAGCGACAATTAATTGATGTTAAGGAATACACAGAGGATGAGTTTTATTCCGATATCATGCGTGTCACAAACGGCTTGGCAGATGTAGGGTTAACCGAAATGGTTGTTAAGGAATCCAATAATGCCTTTAAATGGGTAGATTCCTTAAACATTGGCTGGGACGTTAACTATGATATGGCCACAAGAGTAGGCGAACGAATGGTGTTTACACAAGGCGCGATTCCTTTAAATGTAAAAGGAGGCGGAGAAGGCTTTGTTGATTCGATGATTGAAATTGCCATCAAAAAGGGCGTTGAGGTTCGCTTTGAAACAAGTGCAACAAAGCTTTTAGTTGATGAGGATGGAGCGGTTTGCGGTGTAAGAACGAAGAGCAAGGGTGAAGGTCAAGATATTTACGCCAACTCGGTGATTCTTGCTGCCGGCGGTTTCTCTGCTAATGCCGAGATGCGTGCCAAGTATTTAGGCAAGGGCTGGGATTTGGTTAAGGTCAGAGGCTCTAAGCATAATACCGGTGAAGTGATCAAAATGGCGTTAGACGCAGGGGCGCAACCTACAGGTGAATGGAGCGGGTCCCATTGTACACAAATTGATCTTAGTGCAGCGAATGTCGGCGGCGGTTTAAGTACGGACCGTAAGTCCTATACGTTTGGGATTTTAGTGAACACAAATGGAGAACGCTTCTTTGATGAAGGCGAGGATTTCCATGGCTACACTTATGCGAAATTAGGCAGAATTACGCGAGACCAGCCGAACGGCGTGGCTTTCCAAATCTTTGATTCAAAGGTATTTGACCTACTAATGAGTGATTATTCCCACCAAACACCTGTTGAGGCCAATTCAATTGAAGAACTAGCAGAATTGCTGGACATTTCTGTCGAGGCGTTGAAAAAGACGGTCGAAGAATATAATGCAGCCGTTGTAGATGGTCCGTTTAATCAAGCAGAACGTGATGGGAAGCACACGACAGGTCTTGCGATTAATAAATCCAATTGGGCGCAAAAAATTGATCAAGCTCCATTTAGAGCCTACCCGGTTACTTCCGGAATTACCTTTACCTTTGGCGGCGTGAAGGTCAACAAAAATGGTCAAGTGCTGGATGTAACCAATCAGCCAATTAAAGGGTTGTATGCAAATGGTGAATTAGTCGGTGGCTTCTATATCGGAAACTATCCAGGAGGATCTGGGATTGTACGAAATTTAGTGTTAGGTCGTAAGGCTGGGAAGCATGCAGCTTTAGCAGATGGAATGGTCAAAACAAACTAA
- a CDS encoding cytochrome P450, whose amino-acid sequence MSNYKSDLHNPDLKNPALEFEELRSKCPVSHTDGFGGGWNISRHEDIVKTTLDPGTFSNAGAIRYPHMPRFPFEADPPLHTPYRKVMQEFFTAKKMITFADKVRPIAIELLEPIVNRGYGDIAKEVHYPMPVRGIIAFLNLPDKDWPRIMHWAEELYYSAAEGDFARRNAAAEELEEYCRAAVADRRENMLDPKEDLLSKMLHSSMEDDSGTVTENLIVGTLHLLLTAGHESTTSSLGIIVNYLATHPEDRKRLQEEPELIPNAIEEILRYESPVQFHPRYVTKDTVIQGQEIKAGEKVFLQWGSGNRDEEVFPDADQCIIDRDTKKSLVFGSGIHKCIGAPIARTQLRVVIEELLKRTGSFQLNGEIQRIGYTRYGVSSLPILFDK is encoded by the coding sequence ATGAGTAACTATAAATCTGATCTTCATAATCCGGATCTTAAGAATCCAGCATTAGAATTTGAAGAGCTGCGTTCGAAATGCCCTGTTTCACATACTGATGGTTTTGGTGGAGGCTGGAACATTAGCAGACATGAAGATATTGTCAAAACAACACTAGATCCTGGAACGTTTTCCAATGCTGGTGCGATTAGATATCCACATATGCCACGGTTCCCTTTTGAAGCAGATCCCCCCCTTCATACGCCATACAGAAAAGTCATGCAAGAGTTTTTTACCGCCAAGAAAATGATAACCTTCGCAGATAAAGTAAGACCAATTGCCATCGAGCTGCTAGAGCCTATTGTGAATAGAGGCTATGGGGATATTGCAAAAGAAGTGCATTATCCGATGCCAGTCCGTGGCATCATCGCATTTCTTAATCTGCCTGACAAGGATTGGCCGCGTATTATGCATTGGGCTGAAGAGCTTTACTATAGTGCGGCCGAAGGGGATTTTGCCAGACGGAACGCTGCTGCAGAAGAACTAGAAGAATATTGTCGAGCGGCAGTCGCTGACAGACGTGAAAATATGCTAGATCCAAAAGAGGATTTGCTCAGTAAAATGCTACATAGTAGCATGGAAGATGACAGCGGAACTGTTACTGAGAACTTAATTGTCGGAACATTGCATTTATTATTAACAGCAGGACATGAATCGACTACAAGCTCGTTAGGAATCATTGTTAATTATTTAGCCACCCATCCAGAGGACCGGAAGAGGTTGCAGGAAGAACCGGAGTTGATTCCTAATGCGATTGAGGAAATATTACGATATGAATCACCCGTACAATTTCATCCGAGATATGTAACAAAGGATACGGTGATACAGGGACAAGAAATTAAAGCAGGAGAAAAGGTATTTTTACAATGGGGCTCAGGAAATCGAGATGAAGAAGTATTTCCGGATGCAGATCAATGTATCATCGATCGTGATACGAAGAAAAGTCTTGTTTTTGGTTCTGGGATTCATAAATGTATTGGTGCCCCTATTGCCAGAACACAACTGAGGGTTGTCATAGAGGAACTGTTAAAGAGAACAGGCTCATTCCAGTTAAATGGAGAGATTCAAAGAATCGGTTATACCCGATATGGAGTTAGTTCCTTGCCAATCTTATTTGATAAATAA
- a CDS encoding TRAP transporter large permease: MLDPAMIGIIGFLVMFALLFLGMPLGLGMALVGFGGFAILSGVDGALNQLGRIPFSTVASYTFSVLPLFVLMGEWLSHSGMMTKSFSAVQKTVGRLPGGLAMGTVATCTIFAACTGSSLATSLTMTRVSLPSMRKYKYDDKLSLGAIAAGGTLGILLPPSSPMIVYSIMTGASIGSLFIAGVIPGLLLSAMFMLGIYLQCKMKPELGPAAEKSSIGEILAASKSLWMPFLLVFIVLGGIWGGVFSSSEAGGIGAFFALVTLVMLKGFDMKGILTGLKDTVLTTAMILLIIMGAMIFGEFMTISGVTTMLAEFFTSLPFSSTGILLMILLMYIILGCVLDSLAMLLLTLPLVFPVIESIGIDPILFGVLLVITIEMSFITPPLGMVVFALAGAVKDVPMTNIFRGAMPFFVIMVIFLGILVAFPDIVLWLPETMRS; the protein is encoded by the coding sequence ATGTTGGATCCAGCAATGATTGGGATCATAGGATTCCTTGTAATGTTTGCTCTATTGTTTCTAGGAATGCCGTTAGGTCTTGGGATGGCACTGGTCGGATTTGGTGGTTTTGCTATCCTCTCCGGGGTAGATGGAGCTTTAAATCAGTTGGGAAGGATCCCTTTTTCAACCGTTGCTAGTTACACTTTTAGTGTTCTCCCGCTGTTTGTCTTGATGGGTGAATGGCTGTCACATTCAGGGATGATGACCAAATCATTTAGTGCCGTTCAGAAAACTGTCGGCCGCTTACCTGGAGGACTGGCAATGGGAACGGTTGCAACGTGTACTATCTTTGCTGCCTGTACCGGATCAAGCTTAGCTACTTCTCTGACGATGACAAGAGTTTCCCTGCCATCGATGCGGAAATATAAGTATGATGACAAATTATCGTTAGGTGCGATTGCTGCTGGAGGAACATTAGGCATTTTGCTCCCTCCAAGTTCACCGATGATTGTCTATTCTATTATGACGGGTGCTTCTATTGGTTCCTTATTTATTGCCGGTGTCATACCAGGTCTATTATTGTCAGCAATGTTTATGCTAGGTATCTATCTTCAATGTAAAATGAAGCCAGAGCTTGGACCGGCTGCGGAGAAATCTAGCATTGGAGAAATTCTAGCAGCTTCTAAATCTCTATGGATGCCTTTTCTCCTTGTCTTTATCGTCCTTGGCGGAATTTGGGGCGGTGTCTTTTCTTCATCTGAAGCGGGTGGTATTGGTGCCTTTTTTGCTCTAGTAACGCTTGTGATGCTAAAAGGCTTTGATATGAAGGGGATCCTAACAGGACTAAAGGACACAGTCCTTACAACAGCTATGATTTTACTCATCATTATGGGTGCGATGATTTTTGGTGAGTTTATGACGATTAGCGGTGTAACGACGATGCTTGCAGAATTTTTTACAAGTCTTCCATTTAGCAGTACAGGAATCCTTCTTATGATTCTATTAATGTATATCATATTAGGCTGTGTGTTGGATTCATTGGCGATGCTCCTATTAACACTGCCGCTCGTATTTCCAGTGATTGAATCCATTGGGATTGATCCGATTCTTTTTGGAGTTTTACTAGTGATTACGATTGAAATGAGCTTCATCACACCACCGCTTGGAATGGTTGTCTTTGCCCTAGCAGGTGCTGTCAAGGATGTACCGATGACAAATATTTTCCGCGGTGCGATGCCATTCTTTGTTATTATGGTTATCTTTCTTGGAATCCTAGTGGCATTCCCAGATATTGTACTCTGGCTACCGGAAACGATGCGAAGTTAG
- a CDS encoding electron transfer flavoprotein subunit beta/FixA family protein has protein sequence MRIVVCCKAVPSWVDNLEYDEQEKKINYDSSALVMNESDEAALEEALFLKKEYGAEVIVLTVGGLTSQEMLYQSMAKGADRVIRVSSDQADDAAEILAKAIQKLECDLVLTGVESSDSMTAKTAMLLAEELQLPHAFVVTHIEYDETQQIMKATSELGQGQYEVLGLSFPALISIQSTTKPITQASVMKVLQARKKKVESMTLDSLGLNQDNHSNQAFTIVDLFDPPVNDACEIIEGDLDEISTVLMRRIADAAR, from the coding sequence ATGCGCATTGTAGTATGCTGCAAAGCAGTTCCTAGTTGGGTAGACAATCTAGAATATGATGAACAGGAAAAGAAAATCAATTATGACAGCAGTGCGTTGGTGATGAATGAATCAGATGAAGCCGCGTTAGAAGAAGCTTTGTTTCTGAAAAAGGAATATGGCGCAGAGGTCATTGTTTTAACTGTCGGCGGTTTAACTTCACAGGAAATGCTCTATCAATCCATGGCAAAGGGGGCTGACCGAGTGATTCGGGTCAGCTCCGACCAAGCCGATGATGCAGCGGAGATTCTAGCTAAAGCTATCCAAAAGCTAGAATGTGATTTAGTACTTACGGGTGTCGAATCAAGTGATAGCATGACGGCAAAGACAGCGATGCTCTTGGCTGAGGAGTTACAGCTCCCACATGCTTTTGTTGTAACCCATATTGAGTATGATGAAACACAGCAAATCATGAAGGCGACATCCGAGCTTGGACAGGGACAATATGAAGTGCTTGGTTTATCATTTCCAGCTTTAATATCGATTCAATCAACGACAAAACCTATTACGCAAGCATCTGTTATGAAAGTACTCCAGGCCCGTAAGAAAAAGGTGGAATCCATGACACTTGATAGTCTGGGATTAAATCAAGACAACCATTCCAATCAAGCCTTTACCATTGTCGATTTATTTGATCCGCCGGTCAATGATGCCTGTGAAATCATTGAAGGAGACCTTGATGAAATCTCAACTGTCTTAATGAGGAGGATTGCTGATGCAGCTAGATAA
- a CDS encoding TRAP transporter substrate-binding protein: MKKRFFVTIVFLSIFSLLAACSSSSSSSDGGGGESHNWTLTSSFPAGHNMNNVLHNLKDELEKRTDGAIKITLHEDTLGKPTEAWDMVKDNTIQMTYTGEAYNPSRMPVTNMIALPFEVTDPTSTSELLKKWEEEGNLKELTDSFKVLGYLPTTANHLFLRDKKVEKMEDLKGLKIRSVSSTQAEMLSALGSSAVTISGSEVYMSLDRGVIDGTLTGVDNVVDRKLFEAADFALKLPLYEAAFSLLMNKETWESLTPELQETVQSVADEVIGEEIKRVEAMDNELWEKLEKEDLMEVYTLSEDEQKRWHEATKNVADKYAEEIEKQGYPGKAALETMRDAAGK, translated from the coding sequence ATGAAAAAGCGTTTCTTTGTCACTATAGTATTCTTATCGATTTTCTCATTACTAGCTGCCTGTTCTTCCTCCTCCTCAAGTAGTGATGGGGGAGGCGGAGAAAGTCATAATTGGACCCTTACTTCAAGCTTTCCAGCAGGCCATAATATGAACAATGTCCTTCATAATTTAAAGGATGAACTAGAAAAGCGGACAGATGGTGCCATTAAAATCACACTCCATGAGGATACACTTGGAAAACCGACTGAAGCATGGGATATGGTTAAGGATAATACGATTCAAATGACCTACACTGGTGAAGCTTATAATCCTTCACGTATGCCTGTCACAAATATGATAGCGCTTCCGTTTGAAGTAACAGATCCAACATCAACGTCTGAGCTGCTTAAAAAGTGGGAAGAGGAAGGCAATCTTAAAGAATTGACAGATAGTTTTAAGGTTTTAGGCTATTTACCTACTACAGCCAATCATCTATTCCTTCGTGATAAAAAAGTGGAAAAAATGGAGGATTTAAAAGGGTTAAAGATAAGATCTGTATCTTCGACACAAGCAGAAATGCTTTCAGCATTGGGCTCATCAGCCGTAACGATTTCAGGTTCTGAGGTATATATGAGTCTGGATCGCGGTGTAATTGATGGTACCTTGACAGGTGTTGATAATGTAGTAGACCGAAAATTATTTGAAGCTGCAGATTTTGCACTTAAGCTTCCATTATATGAGGCTGCTTTTAGCTTATTAATGAATAAAGAAACCTGGGAATCCCTTACACCTGAATTACAAGAAACGGTACAAAGTGTGGCAGATGAAGTAATAGGTGAAGAGATTAAACGGGTAGAGGCTATGGACAATGAATTATGGGAAAAGCTTGAGAAAGAAGATTTAATGGAAGTTTATACCTTATCAGAGGATGAACAAAAAAGATGGCATGAAGCAACAAAAAATGTAGCGGATAAATATGCTGAAGAGATTGAAAAACAAGGCTATCCAGGTAAAGCCGCGTTAGAAACAATGAGAGATGCCGCTGGTAAATAA
- a CDS encoding CapA family protein has protein sequence MSKKPITVLGVGDVIIDREEPETIFEHVAEVMRAGDITFANCDQTYSDIGYAIRGSATYSASRNIPALLYGGFDVLSLANNHTLDWGRENLVDTMDKLDEVNLPYCGVGRNMEEARKPVILDRDGTKVGFLAYSCVHPKGFEADAKKSGLAPVRIWTIYDQIDYQPGTPPKIVSMAYKEDLEAMVEDIKKLKQEVDVVVVSYHWGQHMIPRVIPMYCHEVGHAAIDAGADLILGTHTHIAKGIEMYKGKAIFYSTGNFAAEIGPGTADGPGGPPSGLLERYNITADPELPKGYIAREARNTMIAKAYIEDGEIKKVTYIPCYINNDCEPEIVVKDDPLGQGVFDYIDDISKSEGLNVEFSWDGDEVLIQSKD, from the coding sequence ATGTCAAAGAAACCTATTACAGTACTTGGTGTTGGAGATGTCATCATTGACCGGGAAGAGCCGGAAACGATATTTGAGCATGTAGCGGAAGTGATGCGTGCAGGAGACATTACCTTTGCCAATTGTGACCAAACCTATTCTGATATTGGTTATGCGATACGTGGCAGCGCCACCTATTCTGCGAGTCGAAATATTCCAGCACTGCTTTATGGAGGCTTTGATGTCCTCTCATTAGCGAATAACCACACACTAGACTGGGGCAGAGAAAATTTAGTGGACACGATGGATAAATTAGATGAGGTCAACCTGCCATACTGCGGTGTTGGTAGAAATATGGAGGAAGCCAGAAAACCGGTCATTCTAGACCGAGATGGAACCAAGGTTGGCTTTTTAGCCTATTCCTGCGTTCATCCTAAAGGCTTTGAAGCGGATGCAAAAAAATCGGGTCTAGCACCTGTACGCATCTGGACCATTTATGATCAGATTGATTATCAGCCAGGAACACCGCCAAAGATTGTGTCCATGGCCTATAAGGAAGATTTAGAGGCCATGGTTGAAGATATCAAGAAATTAAAGCAGGAAGTGGATGTTGTCGTGGTGTCTTATCACTGGGGACAGCATATGATTCCACGCGTGATTCCGATGTATTGCCATGAAGTCGGTCATGCAGCGATTGATGCAGGAGCGGACTTAATCCTTGGCACTCACACCCATATTGCCAAAGGAATCGAAATGTACAAAGGGAAAGCGATTTTCTATTCGACAGGGAATTTTGCGGCAGAAATTGGACCTGGAACGGCCGATGGACCAGGCGGTCCACCATCAGGATTATTAGAAAGATACAATATAACGGCTGATCCGGAGCTGCCAAAGGGCTATATTGCTCGTGAGGCACGAAACACGATGATTGCCAAGGCTTATATTGAGGATGGTGAAATTAAGAAGGTTACCTATATTCCATGCTATATCAACAATGATTGTGAACCGGAAATTGTCGTAAAGGACGATCCATTAGGTCAGGGTGTGTTTGATTATATTGACGATATTTCTAAGAGTGAAGGACTAAATGTTGAGTTTAGCTGGGATGGGGATGAAGTATTAATCCAATCTAAAGACTAG
- a CDS encoding CapA family protein: MKDFKIAVTGDSIINRRISVQEEPGFLSLVNVLREADVSYTHFESLIHDYDGPEVYPAAEAGWTWMRSPRFVADELKWAGFNLVSHASNHALDYSYGGLFSTWRALDGAGLVHAGTGRNLGEAREPKYLETAKGRVALISMSSTFTGWARAGETRQDVKGRPGLNPLRYYYRADRTIIETIKDLAFKMGWGIANKGKEWYFNAPGTMMAIQRFVESDEPGITTVVDEDDAAGNLKAIKEAARQADHVIVALHSHEMHPEKGLNVPAMFVQDFAKSCINAGASVFVGQGSHAPLRGIEIYNGKPIFYDPGDFFAMSSTVTRLPADFFARPGYEPELKNGHATTADGFDARDALPKPLNPPGGHFAVKVFGSIIPVCTFNEAGEFTELVLYPVTMDHKPRSTGGIPRLAEGELGKQIIEYLGELAAPFGTSIEYSDGKGVVQLKHPVK; this comes from the coding sequence ATGAAGGATTTTAAGATTGCTGTAACAGGAGATTCAATTATAAACCGTCGGATTTCAGTTCAAGAGGAACCTGGTTTTTTATCATTGGTCAATGTGCTAAGAGAGGCAGATGTATCCTATACCCATTTTGAATCATTAATCCATGATTATGATGGGCCTGAGGTCTATCCTGCCGCAGAGGCTGGCTGGACGTGGATGCGCTCCCCAAGGTTTGTGGCGGATGAATTGAAATGGGCAGGCTTTAATTTGGTTTCACATGCGTCCAACCATGCTTTAGATTATTCCTACGGCGGCTTATTCTCCACCTGGAGGGCACTTGATGGAGCAGGACTCGTACACGCAGGAACAGGGAGAAATCTAGGTGAAGCCAGGGAACCGAAATATCTTGAGACAGCAAAGGGACGAGTCGCGCTTATTTCAATGAGCTCAACCTTTACTGGCTGGGCGAGAGCAGGAGAAACAAGACAAGACGTGAAAGGCAGACCAGGACTCAATCCGCTCCGTTATTATTACCGTGCAGACCGTACCATCATTGAAACGATAAAGGATCTTGCTTTTAAAATGGGCTGGGGCATCGCAAACAAGGGGAAGGAATGGTATTTTAACGCGCCAGGGACGATGATGGCGATTCAACGCTTTGTTGAAAGTGACGAACCGGGAATCACTACGGTTGTAGACGAAGATGATGCTGCGGGTAATTTGAAAGCCATTAAAGAAGCCGCAAGACAGGCAGATCATGTAATCGTAGCCCTGCACAGCCATGAAATGCATCCAGAAAAAGGGTTAAATGTACCAGCTATGTTTGTTCAAGACTTTGCCAAGTCATGTATTAATGCGGGTGCGAGTGTCTTTGTCGGTCAGGGCAGCCATGCACCGCTGCGAGGGATTGAAATTTATAACGGAAAACCAATCTTTTACGACCCAGGTGATTTCTTTGCCATGAGCAGTACGGTAACAAGACTGCCGGCTGATTTCTTTGCAAGACCTGGTTATGAACCTGAGTTAAAAAACGGTCATGCCACGACGGCAGATGGTTTCGATGCTCGTGATGCCTTACCAAAACCATTAAACCCACCTGGCGGACATTTTGCGGTGAAGGTTTTCGGCTCGATTATTCCTGTGTGTACATTTAATGAAGCAGGAGAATTTACCGAGCTAGTCCTTTATCCAGTCACGATGGATCATAAACCGCGCTCGACTGGCGGCATCCCAAGGCTTGCTGAAGGAGAGCTAGGTAAACAAATTATCGAATATTTAGGCGAGCTAGCCGCTCCTTTTGGTACTAGTATTGAATATTCAGATGGTAAAGGGGTGGTACAGCTAAAGCATCCCGTTAAGTAA
- a CDS encoding electron transfer flavoprotein subunit alpha/FixB family protein, whose amino-acid sequence MQLDKEYNDIFILAEAKNGELDTLALQMASRGRQLADEWGCELNALILGHDLESHVQQLSDKGFNHIYVVDDEEFEPYHPEVYVNVVTKFIKEQKPSLVLVGYTYLGMELGPIISKRLGTNLLSNCVDIAYENNSLFVTRPMFNGDVFAKLEVNELPLIASVQKNYLPPIEGSFLPAKVIAVQHNQQAAETRAKILSILSPNIEGIDITKAEILVSVGRGIGTKENIELARKLAEKLNGTVSGSRPITDMGWLPHECHVGISGRIVRPKIYIALGISGASQHVAGMVDSQYIIAINNDPNAPIFRVADCGIVGDIMEVVPALLESVPQA is encoded by the coding sequence ATGCAGCTAGATAAGGAATATAACGATATCTTCATATTAGCAGAAGCTAAAAATGGGGAACTGGATACATTAGCCCTGCAAATGGCAAGCCGCGGCAGACAGCTGGCGGACGAGTGGGGCTGTGAACTAAATGCTTTAATTCTGGGACATGACCTGGAATCACATGTCCAGCAACTATCAGATAAAGGCTTTAACCATATCTATGTTGTGGATGATGAAGAGTTTGAACCGTATCATCCTGAAGTTTACGTGAATGTCGTGACTAAGTTCATAAAGGAGCAAAAACCATCCTTAGTATTAGTTGGTTATACGTATTTAGGTATGGAGTTAGGTCCGATTATATCAAAGCGATTAGGAACAAATCTCCTAAGCAATTGTGTGGATATTGCCTATGAAAATAACAGTCTGTTTGTGACAAGGCCGATGTTTAATGGTGATGTATTTGCCAAACTCGAGGTGAATGAATTACCGCTTATTGCCAGTGTCCAGAAAAATTACCTTCCACCAATCGAAGGAAGCTTTCTTCCGGCTAAAGTTATCGCGGTCCAGCATAACCAGCAAGCGGCAGAAACAAGAGCCAAAATATTATCGATTCTTAGTCCTAATATTGAAGGAATTGATATTACCAAAGCAGAGATTCTTGTGTCTGTTGGTAGAGGTATTGGAACGAAGGAAAATATCGAGCTAGCAAGAAAGCTGGCTGAAAAATTAAACGGAACTGTGAGCGGCTCACGTCCAATAACCGATATGGGATGGCTGCCGCATGAATGTCATGTCGGTATTTCAGGCCGGATTGTCCGTCCGAAAATCTATATCGCACTAGGAATTTCAGGAGCATCCCAGCATGTTGCTGGTATGGTCGATTCACAATATATCATTGCCATCAATAATGATCCAAACGCCCCTATTTTCAGGGTAGCAGACTGCGGAATCGTTGGTGACATTATGGAAGTCGTACCAGCCCTTTTAGAAAGCGTCCCACAGGCCTAG